The Anaerolineales bacterium region CGCCAGCATCTCAATGAACAAGGAGCGTGCGCCTGGGTTGCTCCAGTTGTTGGTTGGGTCAGAGGGCAAGTCCAAGTGCAGCTGCGCGTTGCTGCTGCGCCAGCCGAAGACGATGATGGGCGTGAAGCCGTATTGCGCCGCGGCCAGCATAAGGCCGGCAGCCGCCTGCGGCGGCTGGCCGCTGCTGTCGATCGAATCACGCCAGGCGCCGTTGAACATGACTGCGCCGTTGGGCAGGCTGGCGACTTCTTCGAGGAATTGTGGGTACTGGCTGAAATCAGCTGGGAAGCCAAGCGGCGAGATGCCGTAGCCTTTAAGCACAGCGCTGCCCGCCGGAGTGGCGGGCAGCGTGGCAGGTGAGGGAGGCTGTGCGCAGGCGGTGAATAGGGTTGCAATTACAAGCCAGGCCCAGCGTTTCATTGGCTGCCTAGCGCAGACCGGTTTCCATGCGGGCGATGACCATGCGTTGGATCTCGCTGGTGCCTTCATAGATCTCGGTGATCTTGGCGTCACGGAAGTAGCGCTCGACCGGCAGTTCTTTGCTGTAGCCCATCCCGCCGTGGATCTGCACGGCGTGGTGGGCGCAGAACATGGCCGTTTCGGAGGCGAACAGCTTGGCCATCGAAGCTTCCAGCGTGTAGCGCCCGCCGCTTTCTTTGCTGTGTTCCTTTGCGAGGGCGGCATTGTGGATCAGGCCGCGGGCCGCCTCGATACGGGTCTTCATGTCGGCGATCTTGAAACTGGTGCCCTGGAACTCGCCGATCTTGGCGCCGAAAGCTTCGCGCTCGCGCACATAGGCCACACTGGCCTCGTAGGCGGCTTCGGCGATGCCCAGCGCCTGGGCGGCGATACCGATGCGGCCGGCATCCAGCACGGTCATGGCGATCTTGAAGCCGTCGCCCTCTTTGCCCAGCAGGCTGCTGGCAGGTGCACGGTAGTTATCGAAGACGATCTCGCTGGTGGCCGAGGCGCGGATGCCGAGCTTGGGCTCAGCTTTGCCACGCGTGAAACCGGGCTGGTCTGTATCCACCAGAAAGGCGCTGATGCCTTTGGCGCCCTTATCGGGATCGGTCATGGTGAAGAGCAGAATGTAATCGGCCACCGGGGCGCTGGTGACCCAACTCTTGCGGCCATTGATGACGTAGTGGTCGCCGTCTTTGACGGCGCGGCTGCGCATGGTGGCCGCATCCGAGCCGGACATGGGCTCGGTGAGCGAATAGGCGCCGATTTTCTCGCCGGTGGCTACGCCGCGCACATATTTCTGCTTTTGCTCCTCGGTGCCGAACTTCATGATGCCGTGGCAGAACAAGGAGTTGTTGACCGACATCACCGTGCCGTGGGCGGCATCTGCCTTGCAGATCTCCTCCAGCGCCAGCACATAGGCCAGGGTGTCCATGCCCGCGCCGCCATAATCCTCCGGCACTTCGATGCCCATGAAGCCCATCTGGCCCATCTTGCGGATGGTGGCCAGCGGGAACTCGCCGCTTTCGTCGTGCTCAGCGGCAATAGGCACGATCTCTTTCTGGGCAAAGTCACGGGCTGCTTGACGCAGCATCTCGTGCTCTTCGGTGATGTAGCTGGGGGAAACGGCCATGCGGGGGAGCCTCCGTAGGGTGTTAAAAGTTGGAGCTAGGGTGATTATAGCATCGCGAGGTGGCCGAACCTCGGATGGTATACTGCCCGCGGAGCGCTTAAATGTCCGAACAAATCTCCCCTGAACTCTTTGATCATCTTGTAGAGCTGGCTGCGCTTGAGCTGACGGCGGAAGAAGCCGAATATTTGCGCGACCAGCTCAACAAGCAGCTCAAATCCATCGAGGAATTGGCCGCCATCCCCATCCCTGAGGGAACGCCGCCCGCCGCGCATGGCGTGCCCTTCCCGCCGGATGTGCGTGTCCCGCCGCGCAAGGACGGGGCAGCGCTGGCGCCGGAGGCAGCTGACATCAAGACCGGCGCCCCGCAGACCAGCGAGGACTATTTTGTGGTGCCGGGCATTCCGCACGAGGAGTTGGATTGAGCATGCACCTGGCTGACCTATCAGCCCACCAACTTGCTGAGCTGATCCGTAAGAAGGAGATCTCGGCCGTGGAAGCGACTGAAGCGGCGCTGGAGCGCATCCGCGCCGTCGACGGCGAACCCGGTCGCCTGGATGGCCCGCGGGGTGATGTGGAGAAGGTGCATGCCTTCATCACCGTGAGCGAAGAGCAGGCACGCACCCAGGCCAAAGCTGTAGATGAGCGCCTTGCCAAGGGCGAAGTGCCGGGGCCGCTGGCCGGCGTACCCTATACGGTCAAGGATATTTTCGCGGTCAAGGACGTGCTCAGCACGGCCGCCTCGCGCATTCTTTCGAACTTTGTGGCCCCGTACACTGCGACCCCGGTTGAGCGCATGAACGCCGCCGGAGCGGTGATGCTCGGCAAGGTCAATCTTGACGAATTCACATATGGCTCGTCCAACGAGTCGTCCGCATACCAACCCGCCCCGCGCAACCCGTGGGACCCGACCCGCGTACCCGGCGGAAGCAGCGGCGGCAGCGCCGCCGCGGTGGCGGCCGGCGAGGGCGCGCTGTCGCTCGGCACGGATACGGCTGGCTCCATCCGCCAACCCGCCGCATTCTGTGGCGTGGTGGGCATGAAGCCTACCTATGGGCGTGTCTCGCGCTATGGGCTGATCGCGTTCGGCTCCTCGTTGGATTGCCCTGGCCCGGTGGCGCGCACCGTGCGCGATACGGCCATGATGATGAACGTCATCGCCGGGCCGGATAAGCACGATAGCACCGCGGCGGCCACGCCCGTGGCGGACTACACAGCCGCGCTGGAAGAAGGCGTCAAGGGCATGCGCATCGGCCTCTCGTCGGATTATGACAAGATCACCTTTTTCAATCACGAGACGGGCGAGATGGACAGCCAGCCGCTGCCAAAGGAGATCGCCGATGCGGTGCTGCGGGCGGCCGACAAGCTTTCGGACGCCGGAGCGCGCATCGTGGAAGGTGTGCCTATGCCGCACACCCGCTACGGCATCCCCGCCTATTTTGTGATCTCGCGTGTGGAAGCGGCTTCCAATCTGCATCGTTTCGATGGCGTCAAGTACGGCCACCGCACCGCGCTCAAGCCAAAAGATCTACGTGACCTGTACCGCAAGACGCGCGCCGAGGGGTTTGGCCCGCAGCCCAAACTGCGTATTTTGATGGGCATGTATGTGAGCGCGGCACAATACAGTGAGCAGTATTACCATCGCGCCCTGCAAGTGCGCTCGCTCATTCGCGGCGATTTTGACGCCGCGTTCGACGGCAACGGCGCCCACAAGCTGGACGCGCTGCTGACCGCCACCACGCCCACGCCAGCTTTCCCGGTGGGCGATATCTACGGCGACTCGGTGCTGATGCAGTATGCCGACCAGCTGACCGTGCCGGCCAACCACGCCGGCGTACCGGCGATCTCGCTGCCGGCGGGGCTCAGCAGTGAGCGTCTGCCGCTGGGCGTGCAACTTATCGGGCCGGATTTCTCGGAGGCGACGCTGCTGCGCACCGCGCGGGCCTTTGAGGCAGCCACGGAAGGCGAGGCCTGGCGGGCTGAGCGGCCAGCGGTGCTAGCGGGAGTGTAGGGCAAGATTTCCACAGATAAACACAGATGAACGCAGAGAAACTGCAAGACAGAAGACTTTTATCAGTCTCTATCTGTGTTCATCTGTGGATAAAAAAATATGAGCGCCAAATCACAAGCCATCATCAAGCAACTTAGAGCCTTGGGGACGGACAAGAACCTGGCAGGGATGGCGCGCTTTGGGATTGCGACCGACAAAGCCTTCGGCGTGCCGCATCCGGCGCTACACGCCATCGCCAAGCAGCACCGCAAGGACCATTCGCTGGCGCTGGAGCTGTGGGCTAGCGGCTACCACGAGGCGCGCCTGCTGGCCGCGTTTGTGGACGACCCCAAGCAGGTCACCAAAGCTCAGATGGATGCCTGGGTGCGTGATTTTCATTCATGGGATATTTGCGACACGGTGACCGGGCATCTGTTTGAGCCCACGCCGTATGCGTTCGACAAGGCGTATCAATGGACGCGCGCCAAACGCGAATTTGTGCGCCGCGCCGGCCTGGCGATGATGGCCTGGCTGGCGGTGCACCGCAAGCGCGAGCCGGAGGAAACCTTCCTGGGCTTTTTCCCGGCCATCGAGGCGGTGGCTGACGATGAGCGTAATTTTGTGAAGAAGGCCAGCAGTTGGGCGCTGCGCCAGTTGGGCAAGCGCAGCAAGTTTCTCAACAAGCACGCCGTTGCGTCAGCCAAGCGGTTAGGCACGCTGGATAGCAAAGCAGCGCGCTGGGTGGCGGCGGATGTGCTGCGCGAGATCAACAGCGAGAAAGTGCAAGCGCGCTTGTCCTAGCGCGCTGTCCTGCGTCGCGCCCAAACCCTCGCTCAGTTATACTTTGCGCTCTATGCAACATATCCGTAATTTTTGCATCATTGCCCATATTGATCATGGCAAGTCCACCCTGGCAGACCGGCTGCTCCAGCTGACCGGTACGGTATCTGCGCGCGACATGCAGGCCCAGGTGCTGGACAGCATGGATCTGGAGCGCGAAAAAGGCGTCACCATCAAGGCCTCGGCGGTGCGCATGCAGTACAAGGCCAAGGACGGCCAGGAGTACGAGCTCCACCTGATCGATACGCCGGGCCACGTGGACTTTGGCTACGAGGTCAGCCGGGCGCTGGAAGCCTGCGAAGGCGCGGTATTGATCGTGGATGCCAGCCAGGGCGTGCAAGCGCAGACCCTGGCGAACCTGTACCTGGCGCTGGGCTCGGATTTGGAAATCATCCCGGTCATTAACAAGATCGATATGCCCGCGGCTGACCCTGAGCGCGTGACGGCGGAGAT contains the following coding sequences:
- a CDS encoding acyl-CoA dehydrogenase, whose translation is MAVSPSYITEEHEMLRQAARDFAQKEIVPIAAEHDESGEFPLATIRKMGQMGFMGIEVPEDYGGAGMDTLAYVLALEEICKADAAHGTVMSVNNSLFCHGIMKFGTEEQKQKYVRGVATGEKIGAYSLTEPMSGSDAATMRSRAVKDGDHYVINGRKSWVTSAPVADYILLFTMTDPDKGAKGISAFLVDTDQPGFTRGKAEPKLGIRASATSEIVFDNYRAPASSLLGKEGDGFKIAMTVLDAGRIGIAAQALGIAEAAYEASVAYVREREAFGAKIGEFQGTSFKIADMKTRIEAARGLIHNAALAKEHSKESGGRYTLEASMAKLFASETAMFCAHHAVQIHGGMGYSKELPVERYFRDAKITEIYEGTSEIQRMVIARMETGLR
- a CDS encoding aspartyl/glutamyl-tRNA amidotransferase subunit A; this encodes MHLADLSAHQLAELIRKKEISAVEATEAALERIRAVDGEPGRLDGPRGDVEKVHAFITVSEEQARTQAKAVDERLAKGEVPGPLAGVPYTVKDIFAVKDVLSTAASRILSNFVAPYTATPVERMNAAGAVMLGKVNLDEFTYGSSNESSAYQPAPRNPWDPTRVPGGSSGGSAAAVAAGEGALSLGTDTAGSIRQPAAFCGVVGMKPTYGRVSRYGLIAFGSSLDCPGPVARTVRDTAMMMNVIAGPDKHDSTAAATPVADYTAALEEGVKGMRIGLSSDYDKITFFNHETGEMDSQPLPKEIADAVLRAADKLSDAGARIVEGVPMPHTRYGIPAYFVISRVEAASNLHRFDGVKYGHRTALKPKDLRDLYRKTRAEGFGPQPKLRILMGMYVSAAQYSEQYYHRALQVRSLIRGDFDAAFDGNGAHKLDALLTATTPTPAFPVGDIYGDSVLMQYADQLTVPANHAGVPAISLPAGLSSERLPLGVQLIGPDFSEATLLRTARAFEAATEGEAWRAERPAVLAGV
- a CDS encoding DNA alkylation repair protein, with protein sequence MSAKSQAIIKQLRALGTDKNLAGMARFGIATDKAFGVPHPALHAIAKQHRKDHSLALELWASGYHEARLLAAFVDDPKQVTKAQMDAWVRDFHSWDICDTVTGHLFEPTPYAFDKAYQWTRAKREFVRRAGLAMMAWLAVHRKREPEETFLGFFPAIEAVADDERNFVKKASSWALRQLGKRSKFLNKHAVASAKRLGTLDSKAARWVAADVLREINSEKVQARLS